Proteins co-encoded in one Schaalia radingae genomic window:
- a CDS encoding YlbL family protein gives MHIQRNDSSADFETTPGDTGNRPEEALKDSAETANTAREVTAADAENDENRQPGATDKKPHGLLRNLWWIVPGIVFPIVCALITLIPVPYVVNAPGPTVNILGTHEGAPTIQISGNDPKTGKPVELDPVHETEQDDGDQTGQLRMVTVLQRGGPGNSLATLDLIRAWFSGHDEIIPYREVFPPDVTSEEAKEAAQMQMKSSESAASVVALEHLGWDVPADVQVEGAVPGSDAVGKVEQGDQIVSITTPDGTVHPVDSGSVPFALMRTVPPDSQMTLTVVRNGKTIDIPIVSSKKALPDPDSEEATSSSLLGVYLSVHPQLPLDIDITLQDVGGPSAGMMFALGIYDRLTPGDLTGGVIIAGTGALSFDGQVEPIGGIQQKMVGANNDGAQWFLAPGTNCDEVVGHIPDGLNVTRVDTFDDALTAVTAIAAGTTDSLPTCEAR, from the coding sequence GTGCACATTCAACGCAATGACTCATCTGCCGACTTTGAGACGACACCGGGCGACACAGGAAACCGGCCCGAAGAAGCACTGAAAGACAGCGCCGAGACGGCGAACACTGCGCGTGAAGTGACAGCTGCAGATGCTGAAAACGACGAGAACCGGCAGCCGGGTGCGACCGACAAGAAACCCCACGGTCTGCTGCGAAACCTGTGGTGGATAGTGCCGGGCATCGTCTTTCCGATCGTGTGCGCCCTCATCACCCTGATCCCGGTGCCCTATGTGGTCAATGCCCCTGGTCCCACAGTCAACATTCTCGGAACTCACGAGGGCGCCCCTACCATTCAAATCAGTGGGAATGATCCGAAAACGGGCAAACCTGTCGAACTGGATCCCGTGCACGAAACTGAACAAGACGACGGTGACCAGACCGGGCAGTTACGTATGGTCACGGTCCTTCAACGCGGCGGACCGGGAAACAGTCTGGCAACGCTCGATCTGATTCGGGCATGGTTCTCCGGTCACGACGAAATCATTCCGTACCGGGAGGTTTTCCCTCCGGACGTGACCAGCGAAGAGGCCAAGGAAGCCGCTCAGATGCAGATGAAATCATCGGAATCAGCAGCGTCCGTGGTTGCCCTCGAGCATCTGGGATGGGACGTGCCCGCTGACGTGCAAGTTGAGGGCGCCGTTCCCGGATCAGACGCTGTAGGCAAGGTGGAGCAAGGTGACCAGATCGTGTCCATCACCACGCCAGATGGCACAGTGCATCCAGTTGATTCGGGATCTGTCCCATTTGCGCTGATGCGGACAGTTCCGCCCGACTCGCAGATGACGCTCACGGTTGTGCGTAACGGGAAAACGATCGATATCCCGATCGTATCCAGCAAGAAAGCGCTGCCGGATCCTGACTCTGAAGAAGCCACCTCGTCATCGCTGCTGGGTGTGTACCTGTCTGTTCATCCGCAGCTCCCACTCGATATCGACATCACGCTTCAGGACGTGGGCGGTCCTTCGGCAGGAATGATGTTTGCACTGGGAATCTATGACCGGCTGACCCCGGGAGACCTGACCGGGGGAGTGATAATCGCCGGCACCGGAGCCTTGTCATTTGACGGCCAGGTGGAGCCGATCGGCGGCATCCAGCAGAAAATGGTGGGCGCGAACAACGACGGTGCTCAGTGGTTCCTGGCCCCCGGCACCAACTGTGACGAGGTAGTGGGGCATATTCCCGACGGACTGAACGTGACGCGCGTGGATACGTTCGACGATGCGCTCACCGCCGTCACTGCAATTGCGGCTGGAACAACGGATTCGTTGCCCACCTGCGAAGCCAGGTAA
- a CDS encoding PPA1309 family protein: MTEAGRDRDLSPAQRALAACVREIERAAARLGWDRPPMLYALVPTRQLIDEPAMPADVVEQLKSGWDGSSEHLSAIAQEPLDSDDLESVLAQLAWPRSVAGAALSVERIVVPPEVEAAAPDDPDEALAFIAEHPSRTEVRLVVGAMRTGLTWSAVRTRTFDTDEAVAVGEDLVPGLSQALLASLSDDGQD; the protein is encoded by the coding sequence ATGACTGAAGCTGGACGTGACCGTGACCTGTCTCCTGCTCAACGCGCCCTCGCGGCGTGTGTGCGTGAAATTGAGCGGGCTGCTGCGCGCCTGGGGTGGGACCGCCCGCCGATGCTGTACGCCCTGGTCCCCACGCGTCAGCTTATAGATGAACCCGCCATGCCAGCTGACGTGGTCGAGCAGCTCAAGAGTGGGTGGGATGGTTCCTCTGAACACCTGTCTGCCATCGCTCAGGAGCCGCTCGACTCTGACGATCTGGAATCGGTGCTGGCACAGTTGGCATGGCCGCGCTCCGTTGCGGGCGCAGCTCTGAGCGTTGAACGCATCGTGGTGCCCCCTGAGGTGGAGGCTGCGGCGCCTGATGATCCCGATGAGGCGTTGGCGTTCATCGCGGAGCACCCGTCTCGCACGGAGGTGCGCCTGGTCGTCGGTGCGATGCGAACGGGGCTGACGTGGTCTGCGGTGCGCACGCGTACCTTCGACACGGATGAAGCGGTTGCGGTGGGTGAGGATCTGGTTCCGGGCCTGTCGCAGGCACTGCTCGCGTCCCTGAGTGACGACGGTCAGGATTGA
- a CDS encoding UPF0182 family membrane protein — MATTLAILAAIFVIVYVASSFWTEILWFSQMKSTRILWTRWGTMAGLFVLGFAIIFAAISAAIQIAYRHRSDSSRGDEGANLRHYRDTIEPMRKLVFWGVPALIALINAGRLSSQWDTFLMFFKRQPFGKSEPIFGIDNSFFVFTLPFFQAIVSFFMSVTIWSLIAAVIVHYLYGSLALSPRPHATKSARIHLGVMAAIISLLFGLNYWLGRYGLLTKIGEPTDGALYTDINAQLPAQSILAVISVLVAVLFLVAAFKGTWRLPLTGVVVTVVSALVIGMAYPALIQRLYVTPNARNAEAPYIQHNIDATLEAYGLNDLEFQSYEARTTAAPGQLREDTESTSQIRLLDPQVITPTVTQLQQSRPYYDFGSGMAVDRYVVDGERRDTVIAMRELNLEGLSSEQQTWVNRHTVYTHGFGVVAAYGNQVTTDGLPAYWEKSIPSEGEMGDYEPRIYFSPSSPNYSIVGAPEGAEPQELDYPDDTAASGQVRYTFQGDGGPSVGNLWNKLLYSIKFGSYDIFFSSQTNSQSQILYDRDPLTRVAKVAPYLTLEQKPYPAVVDMDDDPSTPKRLVWVVDAYTTSNAYPYSAHQQLDQSTVDSLSSDASQFVSAGNTVNYMRNSVKAVVDAYDGHVRLFQWDNEDPVLKTWMGVYPNTVEPLSEISGDLMAHLRYPEDLFKVQRDLLTSYHVTEAAQYYTGGDLWRLAQETSTAALASAQQQGVEGIQQPGQSTPQIPQPPYYLTMQMPGQESAEFSLTSVFVPGGASKREAMAGFLAVDSETGNEPGKVREGYGKLRLIALPSDLTVPGPGQVQNAYDSNQQIGSQLNLLNQSDSTVIRGNLLTLPVGGGLLYVQPVYVQGKGTASYPVLRMVLTAFGNQVGFAPTLQESLDQTFGGDSAATVADEVGSSGDEGDSTSPAVQSAQEKLNAALVQASQAMQEADAAMKAGDWAAYGTAQKKLDTALTNALNAQAEMGEDVSGAAVPGLGGADGAQSGATNSLTGDSQSDDGGGNG; from the coding sequence CTGGCGACGACTCTCGCGATCCTGGCTGCCATTTTTGTGATCGTCTACGTTGCGTCATCATTTTGGACGGAGATCCTCTGGTTCAGCCAGATGAAGTCTACGCGCATCCTGTGGACCCGGTGGGGAACGATGGCGGGCCTGTTCGTCCTCGGTTTCGCCATCATCTTCGCTGCGATCTCGGCGGCGATTCAGATTGCGTACCGTCACCGCAGCGATTCCAGTCGAGGTGACGAGGGAGCCAACCTGCGGCACTATCGCGACACCATCGAACCGATGCGCAAACTCGTTTTCTGGGGAGTCCCGGCGCTCATCGCGCTCATCAACGCCGGACGACTGTCCTCGCAGTGGGACACGTTCCTGATGTTCTTCAAACGTCAGCCCTTCGGCAAGTCTGAGCCGATCTTCGGAATCGACAACTCGTTCTTCGTTTTCACGCTGCCTTTCTTCCAGGCAATCGTCTCATTCTTCATGTCAGTGACAATCTGGTCGCTGATCGCCGCGGTGATCGTGCACTACCTGTACGGCTCGTTAGCCCTGAGCCCGCGCCCGCATGCCACAAAATCCGCACGCATCCACCTCGGTGTCATGGCAGCAATCATCTCCTTGCTTTTCGGCCTGAACTACTGGCTGGGTCGCTACGGTCTGCTGACCAAGATTGGTGAGCCAACCGACGGCGCGCTCTACACCGACATCAACGCTCAGTTGCCCGCCCAGTCCATCCTCGCCGTTATTTCCGTGCTGGTGGCAGTCCTCTTCCTGGTCGCCGCATTCAAGGGAACGTGGCGTCTGCCCCTGACGGGGGTGGTGGTCACAGTGGTGTCCGCCCTCGTCATCGGGATGGCGTACCCGGCTCTGATTCAGCGCCTCTACGTCACGCCGAACGCCCGAAACGCAGAGGCTCCCTACATTCAGCACAACATCGATGCGACGCTGGAAGCCTACGGGTTGAACGACCTCGAGTTCCAAAGCTACGAGGCGCGCACCACCGCTGCGCCCGGGCAGTTGCGCGAGGACACGGAATCAACCTCGCAGATCCGACTCCTGGACCCGCAGGTCATCACCCCCACCGTCACCCAGCTGCAGCAGTCGCGCCCGTACTACGACTTCGGATCGGGCATGGCCGTGGACCGTTACGTGGTTGACGGCGAGCGCCGCGACACGGTAATCGCCATGCGTGAGCTCAATCTTGAGGGCCTGTCATCTGAGCAGCAAACATGGGTGAACCGCCATACGGTCTACACGCACGGGTTCGGTGTTGTGGCCGCATACGGTAACCAGGTCACCACGGATGGCCTGCCCGCCTACTGGGAAAAGTCCATTCCATCTGAAGGTGAAATGGGAGACTACGAACCGCGCATCTACTTCTCGCCCTCGTCTCCGAACTATTCGATTGTGGGCGCACCTGAAGGCGCTGAGCCGCAGGAACTGGACTACCCCGATGACACGGCGGCGTCCGGCCAAGTGCGCTACACCTTCCAGGGCGATGGCGGCCCCTCGGTCGGTAACCTGTGGAACAAGCTGCTGTACTCGATCAAGTTCGGGTCCTACGACATTTTCTTCTCCTCGCAAACCAACTCGCAGTCACAGATTCTGTACGATCGTGATCCGCTGACTCGTGTGGCCAAGGTTGCGCCGTACCTGACGCTGGAGCAAAAGCCTTATCCGGCAGTTGTCGACATGGACGATGATCCGTCTACGCCGAAGCGTCTGGTGTGGGTCGTTGACGCGTACACAACGTCAAACGCCTACCCGTATTCGGCGCACCAGCAGCTGGATCAGTCGACAGTGGATTCGCTGTCCTCCGACGCCAGCCAGTTCGTCAGCGCCGGTAACACGGTCAACTACATGCGTAACTCCGTCAAGGCTGTTGTCGACGCATATGACGGGCATGTGCGCCTGTTCCAGTGGGACAACGAGGATCCGGTTTTGAAGACCTGGATGGGTGTCTACCCGAACACAGTGGAGCCGTTGTCTGAGATTTCCGGTGATCTGATGGCGCACCTGCGCTACCCGGAGGATCTGTTCAAGGTGCAGCGCGACCTGTTGACCTCGTACCACGTGACCGAGGCTGCCCAGTACTACACCGGTGGTGACCTATGGAGGCTGGCGCAGGAAACGTCAACGGCCGCGCTGGCGAGCGCTCAGCAGCAGGGTGTGGAGGGTATCCAGCAGCCCGGACAGTCCACTCCTCAGATCCCGCAACCGCCGTACTACCTGACCATGCAGATGCCTGGGCAGGAAAGCGCAGAGTTCTCGCTGACATCGGTATTCGTGCCGGGCGGTGCGTCCAAGCGTGAAGCTATGGCAGGCTTCCTTGCGGTTGATTCGGAGACGGGCAACGAGCCGGGCAAGGTGCGTGAGGGGTACGGCAAGCTTCGACTGATCGCGTTGCCGTCTGACCTGACGGTGCCTGGCCCCGGTCAGGTTCAGAACGCCTATGACTCGAACCAGCAGATCGGTTCGCAGTTGAACCTGCTGAACCAGTCGGATTCGACGGTTATCCGCGGCAACCTGCTGACACTGCCTGTTGGCGGCGGTTTGCTGTACGTCCAGCCTGTCTACGTTCAAGGTAAGGGCACGGCCTCGTATCCGGTGCTGCGCATGGTGCTGACAGCGTTCGGTAACCAGGTCGGGTTTGCGCCCACGCTGCAGGAATCGCTCGATCAGACCTTTGGTGGTGATTCAGCGGCGACAGTTGCTGACGAGGTTGGAAGTTCGGGCGACGAGGGAGACTCCACTTCTCCCGCTGTTCAAAGTGCGCAGGAGAAACTCAATGCTGCGCTTGTTCAGGCATCCCAAGCCATGCAAGAAGCCGATGCGGCGATGAAGGCCGGTGATTGGGCTGCCTACGGTACGGCTCAGAAGAAGCTGGACACTGCGCTGACGAACGCGTTGAACGCTCAAGCTGAGATGGGTGAGGACGTCAGCGGTGCTGCGGTGCCGGGACTGGGAGGAGCCGATGGCGCTCAGTCGGGTGCGACGAACAGTCTGACCGGAGACTCGCAAAGCGATGACGGGGGTGGAAACGGCTAG
- a CDS encoding YbjQ family protein: MIVVTTNDIPGYRIDAVLGEVMGLTVRSASIGQTFTASFRTIGGGEIPEYTRIMIDSREQVMSRMVDQAARRGANAVIAMPFDTGELAEQMTEVCVYGTAVVVSPIPQGQAGATLQSMDQTRGARR, from the coding sequence ATGATTGTTGTAACAACAAATGACATTCCCGGGTACCGAATCGATGCGGTTCTGGGAGAAGTGATGGGCCTGACGGTTCGCTCCGCGAGTATAGGCCAGACCTTTACTGCTTCGTTCCGCACCATCGGCGGAGGCGAAATCCCGGAGTACACCCGCATCATGATCGACTCGCGCGAACAGGTGATGTCACGCATGGTGGATCAGGCTGCCCGCAGAGGAGCCAACGCGGTCATCGCGATGCCCTTCGACACCGGCGAGCTTGCCGAGCAAATGACGGAGGTTTGCGTGTACGGAACGGCAGTTGTTGTCTCACCGATTCCTCAGGGCCAAGCCGGTGCCACACTGCAGTCCATGGATCAGACCCGAGGTGCCCGCCGGTAA
- a CDS encoding mycothiol-dependent nitroreductase Rv2466c family protein: MSTHVDFWFDATCPWTWITSRWVEEVARARDFEVTWHPFSLAILNEGKDIDAEYRAHVEQGRGLSLLFQKVADTHGSEAVASLYTEVGTRLHNQSKELGSDVIADAVKAAGFPEAITNGVESSDEALRSSVAHALELVGDEVGVPIIAFDGVAFFGPVISPAPHGQAALDLWDGCVALARTPGFFELKRTRTTGPQFD; encoded by the coding sequence ATGAGTACTCACGTAGATTTTTGGTTCGATGCAACATGCCCGTGGACGTGGATCACGTCTCGCTGGGTCGAAGAAGTGGCTCGCGCACGCGATTTTGAAGTGACATGGCACCCGTTCTCTCTGGCGATTCTGAATGAAGGCAAGGACATTGATGCGGAGTATCGTGCACATGTCGAGCAGGGGCGCGGCCTGTCGTTATTGTTTCAGAAGGTTGCGGACACTCACGGCAGTGAGGCTGTAGCCTCCCTCTACACCGAGGTAGGTACGCGCCTGCATAATCAGTCAAAAGAGTTGGGAAGTGATGTCATCGCCGACGCGGTGAAGGCAGCCGGATTTCCCGAGGCTATCACCAACGGTGTGGAGTCATCGGACGAGGCACTGCGTTCCTCTGTAGCGCATGCGTTGGAGTTGGTCGGTGACGAGGTTGGCGTTCCCATCATCGCGTTTGACGGTGTCGCGTTCTTTGGGCCGGTGATCTCTCCTGCTCCGCATGGTCAGGCGGCACTGGATCTTTGGGACGGCTGCGTTGCTCTGGCACGTACGCCCGGATTCTTCGAGTTGAAGCGCACGCGCACAACCGGCCCGCAGTTCGACTGA